The genomic window TTCGGTTTTATAAACCGCATCATATCAAAGATAGCAAAACCCGCATCAGCATCTCCGCCCGGAGAATTAATGAACATCTTAATATCCTCATTGCTCTCCCCTTCAAGGAGGATAAGCTGCGTCATGATCTGTTGTGCCATCTTCTTATTTACCTCGTCTGAAACCATAACCGTCCGCGTCTTTAACAATCGCGCGATCAGATCGCCTCCGGAACGCTTTTCCTTCTCCTCACCAGCGCCTTCTTCCTGCATACATAGAACCTGCCTCTTTCCAATGAAAGGGATCGGCATATCAAAGATCATGTATAAACTCCAGAATGAAAAACAGATAAAATTACAGCAAACACTACGGTAAACAAATCAACCTCCCTTCCATTCTCTCTTGTTGAAAGAGAGACAGAAGGGAGGTAACAATCAATATTCTTCGCGGGTTTGTAACTTGACGTACACGTACGGGAATTTCAAACCAAGACTCTACGGTCGCTTTACTCCCTCAGAATGACAAAGACAGTTTTATCCACCTTTTTGCCAAAAATGCCTGCATTACCTTGGTACAATACTAAAACATGGGCGCCATCGCCAGCGCCGGGTGGTTCACTTTCTGCATGTATGCCGCGACTTCATCCTCAGTCTGGGCAACCGTCTCATCAGCTATTTTATTAAGAAAATCTTCGAGCCCCAGTTCCGCAGCAGTTTTGGTCAGTGTTTCTGCCAACTCTTCCTTGAGCGCCTTGGGCATCCATACAACCCGTCCCAAACCGCCATCTGCTGAAATAAATTTTCTGCTGCCTAAATAAAATTTGCTGTGCCCCATAAAGCCTGGGGTCTGCAGACCACCGCCCACCGTTCCGGCAAGCGTGGAAAATTTCATACCGCACGGCGTCATTTCGGTAAAGTCACGGTCTACCACCATGATCCCATTGGTCATGGGCAACATCGCCGAGATACACTCAAAACAGCCACAACTGGTCATCGGGTCTGTCATAATACTATATAAACTCACCTTCTCCAGCGACCGGTTAGAACCGTTAAAGATAAATGAATTCGTGCCCTCCCATTGTCCCAGGGTGTCATTCACAACCTTCCCCCTCTCGATCGGCTGGTTTGGCCCGGTTGGGTTGATCTCGTAGCCCGCCTTACCATCGAGCCAACTGACGGAGCCGCACAGGCCGGAACGTTCCGGCGTAACAACACAAATATGGGTGGGAGCAAAACTTTGACAGAGTGTGCAGCTATAGAACAAGTTTACCGAGTCGTCCGTCATGCCCTTTAAACGCGCATCACGCTCTGCATACGCGGCGCGCACATCCTTTAATATCCTTTCCACATCTTCTCTCTTTGTATAAAAGGTGACCTGCACCTTGTCAACAATAGCTCCGAAATTGCTGTGGAACTGCGAGTGGATGATACTGCCGATGTGTTTGATCCTGAACCCTGCCTTAAAGGCTTCTTTGCTGATGCGATGACGGATGATGTCTCTTTGCCCCATATGGAACAGCCCCTGGGCTTCACCCAGGAACCGATGCATCTGGCGTTCAAAGATTGGCTCAAAATCGGGCTGCATCTTTCGCCCCGCCACTTCAACCATAATCCCAAGGGATACACCGGGACCCGGTTTAATGTCGTCCAGATCTGGCCCGATAACCTGTATTTTGCCGTCCTCTACCTCGTCAATTTCTTTGGTGCACACATATTCAAAGGCAGGGACGCCAGGGCCGCCAATCTCAATCTGCATGTCCTCTTTTCTGATACGTTCGCCCTCAAAAGCCGGGCCGTAAGGCACGGGGATATCCATTTTGTGTATAGAAATCTTCAGGCCGCGGACTTCAATGCATTTATCAACGATCTTGTCAACCGGCACCCTTGAAACCACATGTTCGTAGGTGCATACGCCCGTAGGCAATATTTCCGGAATGTCGATATTTGAAATCGTCGGGAAACCATAGTTAATAGCGCCCGCTGCGTTGGCATACTGCTCATCGGTCACGGCAGTTCCTATTGCCAGGACAAATGCAAAGATGCGGTTTT from Candidatus Brocadia sp. includes these protein-coding regions:
- the cdhC gene encoding CO dehydrogenase/CO-methylating acetyl-CoA synthase complex subunit beta, producing MSKIICTAAIRGAYKIVDKADKKLADAIAQKGRDCKVEFPNTAYYLPIIYSMTGVAVKTLEDCEYILGMARSMLPPLPAEKHWVPYLGHTLDAGMATLFAEEVYEACKYLIGPHPVDGIWLGAADDVIMRERGIEFVDGTAPGFAAIVGCAPDADTAVKIARELQQKNLYVFIQSDNFGVSFAEQLAEKGVQMGWDTRLVPFGKETSAAVYSLGFANRAALSFGNVPPGEARRNLLYNKNRIFAFVLAIGTAVTDEQYANAAGAINYGFPTISNIDIPEILPTGVCTYEHVVSRVPVDKIVDKCIEVRGLKISIHKMDIPVPYGPAFEGERIRKEDMQIEIGGPGVPAFEYVCTKEIDEVEDGKIQVIGPDLDDIKPGPGVSLGIMVEVAGRKMQPDFEPIFERQMHRFLGEAQGLFHMGQRDIIRHRISKEAFKAGFRIKHIGSIIHSQFHSNFGAIVDKVQVTFYTKREDVERILKDVRAAYAERDARLKGMTDDSVNLFYSCTLCQSFAPTHICVVTPERSGLCGSVSWLDGKAGYEINPTGPNQPIERGKVVNDTLGQWEGTNSFIFNGSNRSLEKVSLYSIMTDPMTSCGCFECISAMLPMTNGIMVVDRDFTEMTPCGMKFSTLAGTVGGGLQTPGFMGHSKFYLGSRKFISADGGLGRVVWMPKALKEELAETLTKTAAELGLEDFLNKIADETVAQTEDEVAAYMQKVNHPALAMAPMF